The genomic segment GCCCGTTGTTTTTGCCTTCATAAACACGGTTTGCCCTTGCAATTGCCTGCATGAGCGTATGGGCTTTAAGGGGTTTGTCAAGATACAGGGTGGAAAGGCACGGCACATCAAAGCCTGTAAGCCACATGGCGCATACAATGGCAATCCTGAAAGGGTGGGATTCTTCTTTAAATGCAGAATCAGGATCAAGCCCCTGGATGTTTTTGTATTCAGGTCTTGTCCTGAGATGTTCCGGTATGGAAAGCCCCTGTTTAAGCAGTATCCTGTGGGGCAGGATGTCTAAACCCCTGTTTTTGAATTTCTCAACCTCGCCCTGTTCCTCGCTGACAACAACCGCCATCTGGGTTTCTTTCATCCAGGCAGTCTGACGGGTTATGTAGATTTCTTCCTGCTGGTCTGATGTTTTTTTAAGGTCTTTTTCAAGCTGTCTGATGCGCTCTGCCCAGTATTTTTGAATCAGGTTGTACATTTTTACACAGGTTATCTTGTCAATGCACACAAACATAGCCTTGCCGCTTTCCCAGGCTGTTGAAAAATGCAGGGTAAAATCTTTGGCAGCCTGCTCAAGTCTTTTGTCTGCCGTGATTATGGGGTATTCTCCTTTTAAGTCCTTTTCAAGTCTCTGGATTGTGTCAATGTCGTCTATTTCAAACTCTTCCAGTTTTCCAGCCAGTTTTTCATTTATGTCAGTTGTGGATATGCCCAGTTTGTCTCCCCTGGCATCATAATAAAGGGGGACAGTTGCCTTGTCGTCAACTGCCCTCTGGAAATCATAGGTTGATATGTATTCCCCGAAAATCCGCCTGGTTATTTCATCGTCTTTAAAAAGCGGCGTTCCTGTAAACCCGATAAACCCGGCATTGGGCAGCGCATTTCTCATGTTTAAGGCAAGTATGCCGTATTGGGTGCGGTGCGCTTCGTCTGTGATTACAATTATGTCTTCCCTGTGTGAATAGCCCTGTTTTTCAACATCCTTGTTGAATTTCTGTATAAGTGTGAATATGTATGATTTATGTTCTTTCAGGAGTTTTGCAAGGTGCTGGTTGCTTTCTGCCCTGCAAGGCTCCTTGTCATTGTCTGCAAGCCCGCATCCTGCAAAGGTTTTATATATCTGGGTGTCAAGATCATCCCTGTCCGTGCATATGAGAAAGGTGTAATTTCCCCCAAGTTTCCTGTGTATTTTCCTTGTGAAAAATACCATTGAATAGCTTTTTCCAGCGCCCTGGGTATGCCAGAACACCCCGAGTTTTCCAAGCCTGGATTTTTTTTCTTCAACTGATTTTACAGCCCTGTTCACGCCTAAAAACTGGTGGTTTCTTGCAAGTATCTTTATTGTCTTTCCTGGTGAATCATCAAATAATATAAAATTTTCAAACAGATCCATGAAATTTTCCCTGCTGCATACACCTTTGAGCAAGGTTTCCATGTCAACAGCGCCAGGGGCTTCCTCTTCCAGTCTTTTCCATTCATGGAAATGGTTAAACCTGCCTGATATTACTCCTATTTTTCCTTCTGTACCGTTTATAAAAATTACAAAGGCATTGTAGTAAAAAAGATGGGGAATTACATGTTCGTTAATATAGTCTTTAAAATTGCCTTCATAGGCAAGCCGGAGGTCTTTATCAATGTTTTTGCATTCAATGAACATCAGGGGAATGCCGTTTACAAATCCTATAATATCAGGTCTCCTCCGGTAGATATATCCCCTGACCCAAAGCTCCCGGACGCATAAAAAATGGTTTTCTTCCGGCTTTTCAAAATTGAATATCCTGAGATTCTGCTTTTTTCCCTGTCCTGTTTCAGTGTAAAAACTGACCTGGACACCGTTTTTAAAAAGCTCGTATTTTTCCCTGTTTATTCCAAGAATTCCCTGTCCTGTGCTGGTTTCCTTGATCTTCCATACTGCCTGGCTGTATGCCTCGTCAGGCAGTCCTGGGTTAAACTCCATGAGTTTTATATATAAATACCGGGTGAGTATGACTTCTGTGTCGTCTTTCCGCCCCAGGGTTCCTTCAGGTCCAAAGGTTTCAGTGTTGTAAGCGTAAACAGATTCCCATCCAAGATTATCCCTTAGATAATCTGCTGCTGTCTGCTGAACTAGGGTATCTTCGGTAAACATTTTTTCACCTGGATTGATATGGTCAAAGGTTGTATATATATCCTGTCATTTTTACATCATATTTATATATCCGGCAAGCCTTGAATCATGAATCAGATGCCTGAAAAAACCTTGATAAGCTCCTTTACTGCATGTAAACAATAAGTCAAATACCATGCAGAAAGGAAAAATATAATGCAGACTATAAAAATTGAATCAGACAAGATGCCGTTTCCCTTTGAATCGGGTGAAAAATTAAAAGGGGAAAAAATTCGGTTCCTGGAACACTGGCAGTTGCAGGATGCAAAAAGCCGCTTTAATGAGGTAATTGAAAAAGCTGTTCAAAATGGTCTCCAGAGCCCTGAAAGGGCGCGATTAATACAGCCCAGTCCATAGGACTGGGATCAAAATCCCCTCAAACAGCAAGCTCTGAAAGAGCGTATTAAATTTTATTTTTCATAATCCGCCCTTTCAGGGCTGAATAATTGTGGTTATTTTCAGTCCCAGTCCGATGGACTGGGCTTTATTAATCTGCCCCTTTGGGGCTTTAAAATCATAAGTGTCGTTGTAGGATTATATTTCTTTTACAACAATCCTTTTTTCAAATCATACAAATCTTTGAACCATTGAACAAATTCCTTTGCCTTTTGGCAGTTTGTATCAAATATTTTTTCCATTACTGCATTATGAAGCTGGCGACCCGGTCGGGCTGACTATTTACCTGACCTCAATTTTTCTGTCTGCTGCTATGATAATTTCATCTTTTGTAAAGGAAACAGCCCTTGTTTTGTTTTTTTCTATGCGCTGTATGCTGATGTTTTCCTTAATGCTGTCGTTTTCCTGTAAAACTGCTGCAAGGCTTGTCCAGCAGTCGCTGTTGTGGGTTGTGGCAAATACCTGGACATTTAGTTTTTCAGCAGTTTTTATGATTAGGTTCCACATTTTTTCCATTACTGTAAAATGAAGCCCTGTATCAATTTCATCAATTAATAAAATCCCGTCTTTTGCTTTGACAAGTGCCAGGGTAATGCCCAAAAGTCTCCAGATTCCGTCTCCCATGTTTCCAATGGGTATTCTTTTGTCAATTCCCCTGCATTTTACTGCAAGCCCGCCTCTTGTGCCGGTAATTGCGATTCTTGCAATTGACGGTTCAATAATATTTAATGAGTCAATAACAAGCTCTTCTTCAGGATTCAGGACAATATCTTTAAATATTTGGACAGTTTCATCAACAGACATAGCCCCGCTTGAAACAAATAATAAATTATCCATTATTACTGGTTCTTTAGAATACGCTGAAAGACCTCTTTTAAGCAGCAAGCCGCCTTTGTCAATTAAATAACTAATTTCTATTATTTCTTTTAATGAGCTTTTCCATTCCATTTTAAGAAAAGACTTATTTAACAAGTCATCATTTTCTAAGCCATTATATTCAATTAGTCCTGGAACGCCGTCATAAATTTGAGACAGTAATGTTTCTTCACCGCTTTCTTGTTTTGAATTTATAAAAAAGCTGCTTCCTGGTTTAATTTTATGGTTATGAAATATTTGGCAAATATCAATTTGATTCGGGTTTAAATCATCCAGAAATTCATTCCTGGA from the Desulfonema limicola genome contains:
- a CDS encoding type I restriction endonuclease subunit R, whose protein sequence is MFTEDTLVQQTAADYLRDNLGWESVYAYNTETFGPEGTLGRKDDTEVILTRYLYIKLMEFNPGLPDEAYSQAVWKIKETSTGQGILGINREKYELFKNGVQVSFYTETGQGKKQNLRIFNFEKPEENHFLCVRELWVRGYIYRRRPDIIGFVNGIPLMFIECKNIDKDLRLAYEGNFKDYINEHVIPHLFYYNAFVIFINGTEGKIGVISGRFNHFHEWKRLEEEAPGAVDMETLLKGVCSRENFMDLFENFILFDDSPGKTIKILARNHQFLGVNRAVKSVEEKKSRLGKLGVFWHTQGAGKSYSMVFFTRKIHRKLGGNYTFLICTDRDDLDTQIYKTFAGCGLADNDKEPCRAESNQHLAKLLKEHKSYIFTLIQKFNKDVEKQGYSHREDIIVITDEAHRTQYGILALNMRNALPNAGFIGFTGTPLFKDDEITRRIFGEYISTYDFQRAVDDKATVPLYYDARGDKLGISTTDINEKLAGKLEEFEIDDIDTIQRLEKDLKGEYPIITADKRLEQAAKDFTLHFSTAWESGKAMFVCIDKITCVKMYNLIQKYWAERIRQLEKDLKKTSDQQEEIYITRQTAWMKETQMAVVVSEEQGEVEKFKNRGLDILPHRILLKQGLSIPEHLRTRPEYKNIQGLDPDSAFKEESHPFRIAIVCAMWLTGFDVPCLSTLYLDKPLKAHTLMQAIARANRVYEGKNNGLIVDYCGILKNLRKALAEFAGQGTGRGGHAPAQPDEKLLELLEESVLLAKDFLEQRNASLTSVIEKKGIEQNAAILEAKEAVNENDETRKKFEIICREVFKKFKACINIKQVNKFRNEYKALNIIYKSLQKDRDKADISEIMTQLHNIVNKAVETSDSLVAEETAPFNIADIDFDRLKAEFQKSPAKKTTVQNLKQAVEKRLRRMLKQNPMRTDFQKYFENIILEYNREKDRADIEKTFEELLKLVKSLDKEEDRAVQEGLDQESLAIYDLLKKPDLKPAEIEKIKQTSQELLSRLKQEKLKTDHWREKETARDAVHLEIKNFLWDEKTGLPVESYTEDDVYQKTDDVFRHIFQAYPQVPSPYFTVDFQTSLQA
- a CDS encoding AAA family ATPase, which produces MITELKIKNFRRFKEFELKNLGLVNLLVGENNGGKTSVLEAVQLLKAKGDTEKIAKIMKSRNEFLDDLNPNQIDICQIFHNHKIKPGSSFFINSKQESGEETLLSQIYDGVPGLIEYNGLENDDLLNKSFLKMEWKSSLKEIIEISYLIDKGGLLLKRGLSAYSKEPVIMDNLLFVSSGAMSVDETVQIFKDIVLNPEEELVIDSLNIIEPSIARIAITGTRGGLAVKCRGIDKRIPIGNMGDGIWRLLGITLALVKAKDGILLIDEIDTGLHFTVMEKMWNLIIKTAEKLNVQVFATTHNSDCWTSLAAVLQENDSIKENISIQRIEKNKTRAVSFTKDEIIIAADRKIEVR